Proteins encoded together in one Amblyomma americanum isolate KBUSLIRL-KWMA chromosome 1, ASM5285725v1, whole genome shotgun sequence window:
- the LOC144114027 gene encoding U-scoloptoxin(18)-Er1a-like, which produces MRPLVLASLCLVALAGLSRADDDDDHVQQVATGPRRSGLHDGDSCHNNDECVSKCCLKVFDGDGSGSPGHCHAAAGPGEHCSLEQVKGGANVNHCPCRVGICGDDNICPNEDSSPEDDHDH; this is translated from the exons ATGAGGCCGCTCGTCCTCGCGTCTCTGTGCCTGGTGGCACTGGCCGGCCTGTCTCgggccgacgacgacgacgaccacGTGCAGCAGGTCGCCACGGGACCCCGACGCTCT GGTTTGCACGATGGCGACAGCTGCCACAACAACGACGAGTGCGTGTCCAAGTGCTGTCTCAAGGTTTTTGACGGCGACGGCTCTGGCTCGCCCGGCCACTGCCACGCGGCTGCGGGTCCCGGGGAGCACTGCAGCCTCGAGCAGGTCAAGGGTGGCGCCAACGTCAACCACTGCCCCTGCCGCGTCG GTATCTGCGGTGACGACAACATCTGCCCCAATGAGGACAGCAGCCCAGAAGACGATCATGATCATTAA